A stretch of Ischnura elegans chromosome 4, ioIscEleg1.1, whole genome shotgun sequence DNA encodes these proteins:
- the LOC124156965 gene encoding uncharacterized protein LOC124156965 — protein MEVQQRPPLFDIRLPLKERTPERKAMLWREVYLALDGKIPEAELPSKFKSLRDRYVREKNVHPPSGSGVVKRKKWVHFDSLTYLNSCIKYKKTSCSLDEGNGARFTPTVGSGAVPLSSPSPKSSQRGEFTERILQELRDTKPKENDGIHHFCMAVADLLRQKKREDLVALQIQILEILK, from the exons ATGGAGGTGCAGCAGCGACCACCACTATTCGACATTCGCCTTCCTCTCAAAGAGAGGACTCCTGAGAGGAAGGCAATGTTGTGGAGGGAGGTATACTTGGCCTTAGATG gaaaaatcccggaggcaGAGCTCCCCTCGAAATTCAAAAGCCTGAGGGACAGGTATGTCAGGGAGAAGAATGTGCACCCACCCAGTGGATCAGGGGTAGTGAAGAGGAAGAAGTGGGTGCACTTCGACTCTCTGACATACCTTAACAgttgtataaaatacaaaaa GACATCATGCAGCCTGGATGAGGGGAATGGAGCACGTTTCACTCCAACTGTTGGCTCGGGAGCAGTTCCTTTATCATCCCCATCCCCCAAGTCTT CTCAACGAGGAGAATTCACTGAGAGGATTCTGCAGGAGTTGAGGGACACAAAGCCCAAAGAAAATGACGGTATCCACCACTTCTGCATGGCAGTGGCAGATCTGCTGCGGCAAAAGAAGAGGGAGGACTTGGTGGCCCTACAAATTCAGATTttagaaatactgaaataa